In the Oryzias latipes chromosome 23, ASM223467v1 genome, one interval contains:
- the ssbp1 gene encoding single-stranded DNA-binding protein, mitochondrial, giving the protein MFRSASAQIFRQAVRCRSTDTSLILERSINRVQLLGRVGQDPVMRQVEGRNPVTIFSLATNEMWRSGEGEVSSTGDVSQKTTWHRVSVFKPGLRDVAYQYVKKGSRILVEGKLDYGEYVDKNQVRRQATTIIADNIVFLSDNVRDRT; this is encoded by the exons ATGTTCAGAAGTGCGTCTGCGCAG ATCTTCAGACAGGCGGTGAGATGCAGAAGCACAGACACAAGCCTCATCCTGGAAAGGT CGATAAACCGCGTCCAGCTGCTGGGGCGGGTTGGTCAGGATCCGGTGATGAGACAGGTGGAGGGTCGAAATCCAGTCACCATCTTCTCTTTAGCAACCAATGAGATGTGGCGCTCCGGCGAGGGGGAGGTGAGCTCAACAG GAGACGTCAGTCAGAAGACGACGTGGCATCGAGTGTCCGTGTTCAAACCGGGTCTGCGAGACGTGGCCTACCAGTACGTCAAGAAAGG GTCGAGGATTCTTGTGGAGGGAAAACTGGATTACGGCGAGTATGTGGACAAAAACCAAGTGAGGCGTCAGGCCACCACCATCATCGCAG ACAACATCGTCTTTCTGAGCGACAACGTGAGGGACAGAACCTGA